Genomic segment of Candidatus Jordarchaeales archaeon:
ACATTACAGTCAACATGCTAGCTAAAAATATGAGGAGGGTAAACGGCTTCCTCACTAGTTGCCTCTTAAAACATGCTGGTAAAGCCAGTGCTACCGCAGACGAGAATACCAAGGCGTGGACGGCGTACTGCCCCTCAACCGTGGCGAAGGTTGTTATTAGGGCAAGCATGGCCGACGAGACGGTTATAGCGGCGTAGTCTCTTGCTGTCAACTCCTCTTCCTTTCTATACCACCCTTCCAGCAATATTCCTCCCACCATTAATCCGAAGAACCCTGTGTAAACGAGCTGGTGCCCTAATATTTCATCAAAGTAGTAAACTGGTGCATAAACATGGTAAAGGTAAACTAGAGCTTCGGGACTTGTAGCCACCTTCAAAGCCGCGAGCAACATAAATTCGTTCTCAGCCATCGTAACCTCAACCCAGTTAGCGGCGAAGTGCAAACCGTAGCCTATAAAGAACACCATCAGGGAGAAGAGAAGTAAGATGTCTAGAAAGATCCTCCTCCAACCTTCTCTGTGAACACCATCCGAGAGAACCCTGTAAAACCCATAAAACATGACAGCCATGTAAGGCGCCTGAACGAAGCACTCAAAGAACACGCCTAGTCCTCCAAAAGCGGTTGCAAAGGAAACGATGAAGAACAAAGCTATGAGTGCTAGCGACAACCTAGCCACTTTACTCAACAGGGAACACCTCTCTCAGAGAAGGAGCTAAAATTCCTAATTAGAATTTCGCCGTTTAGACACAAAACTAATAACGGTTATCTTCCCCTCTATTCGGGGATGGGACCATTATGGAAGGCAACATTTTAGAAGAAACAGTTAAAGAATTAGATCGCTCAGCAAAGCTGATAAGGGACCTAGTGGCCGACCTCATAAAACTCAGGCGCAGCCTCTTAAAAGCATACTCGAATTTAAGCAGACTCGTAGAAGAGCCGGAACTCCTAAAGCAGGCACCTTCCACGCCTCTGACTCCACAGCCTCAACTCGTCGAAGCTCCACCACCAACTCCTCCCCCACCGGTACAGCCTCCACTCACACCCCAAGTGTCCGTTCCTGCAGCACTCTCTGTGGTGCCTCCTGCGCCTCGTGAGGAGCTCCCCGTTAAGGGGGAATTGGCTCCTATCGTAAAGGAGTTGATGGAGTCCATAAAGTCCAACCCGCAAGCTTCGAACATTGCTACGAAGCTGAGTGCGTTTAAAGAAAACATTGAGAAAAAGTACATTTACCACCCCGTTCTCTCAGAGGTGAAACTGGTTATTTCAAAGTTTCAAAGTATCCCAGGGAGCAGTGTGTTAAGTGAAGGTGAAGTAGAAGAACTCTTGAAGAAAATCCTAAACTGGGCTTCCCGAATTTCACAGTGACGCGGCAACCAGCCTAACACTGGAAAACCTTACCGAAGGGGAAACTAGGTAAGCGTACTTTCTCACGTCATTTGCGACGCCGTCAACGCGCTTAAGCATTTCGTAAAAGTTGTCTGCCACCATAGCCGTCCTTGCCGACCCGATAATTTCTCCTCCCTTTATCACCCAGCATGGATTAGCAACTACGCTTATCTCTCCCGAGACCGGGTTACTGGAGTGGGCTCCCTGAACATCCCAGATGATCACTCCATCGTCTATTTCCTCGATAAGTTTCTCGGGACTTACATCTCCCTTCGTCACAACTAGGTTTGTCGCAGCAATCTGAGGTAGCGAAGCATACCCGGCTCGCCCCGCATTACCCGTCGACTCGACGCCTGCCACGTTCCCCCAGTAAGTATCGAACAAGAACCCCTTCAAAACCCCCTTGTCTATTATGCTCTTCCTCTGAGTTGGAACTCCTTCATCATCGAAGGGAAAAGAGTTGAGGCCGCCCTCCAAAGTTCCATCATCTACTATGTTGAGGATGCTGGAAGCCACTTGCTCTCCAATTTTTCCAGCGTAGGGTGTCCTCTCCCTCACAACGTTATCTCCAGAAATGGCCTGCAAAAACGTATAACTTATCAGGGAGCTAAGCGCCGGGTGAGCTAAGACAGCCGGCTTCCATCCCTGCTCAACATCAGCCGTTTTTAGTGATTCAACAGCTAAGCGCGCCGCCTCTCTCCCCACCCTCTCGGGGTCTATTTTATGGCTCCTTTGAAAGTCGAAGTCACTACATTCAGGTGATACGCGCTCCCCATCCTTAGCCACAGTTCCGAGGGCACATCCCATCTCTGTTCCTTCAGCGCTAACGTCGATACCGCAACTATTCATTATGGATACTTTCTCCCTTCCGCTCACCACCACCCCCCAGTACGCTGAGACCTTATCACTGTAATTAGTTGCAGCGTTAAGCATAGCCACAGCCGTATCGACGAGCTCTTCCTCGGTCACGCTGCAGACTCTGTTGTCGAATATCCCTAAAACTGCAGAAGGTTTCTTAGGGGACGGTAACCCCCTCCACTTCTCGTCGGGCTTGCTCACCCTTGCAGCTCTGACAGCCTTATCCACAACATATTCTAGTCTTGTTCTATCCAGATTGTTGGAAAAGCTGAACCCAACTGCCCCATTAACGACAACTCTCAATCCAACTCCCTGTTCGTCCGAGAAGCGGCAGGAGGAAACTTGTCCGAGGTTGATTTCAACCTTCATTTCTCTACTGTAACTGTAGTATACTTCCGTCTCATCCGCTCCAAGCCTTTCAGCGTGTCTGAGAACCCATTCAAGCAACCCGGCTAGGTCACTCAACCTTCCCGGCCCCCTACCAACATTCTACTACACCTTATATGCGGTCCGCCATCTCCCACGTTTACTGTTTGCCCCTTCCCGCACCACCCGACGTTGAGCTTAAAATCGCGCCCGACGGCGTCAACGTGCATGAGTGTTTCCAAAGTGTTTCCACTAATAGACAAGTTCCTGACGGGTCTGCCTACTTCGCCATTGACTATCTCGTAGGCCCTTTGGACTCCAACCTGAAATGTTCCATCGAGGTTGGCCTGCCCCCCTCTAAAGCTCTCAAGTAGATATCCAAAAGAGACTTCCTCCACCATTTCTTCAAGTGTCCACTCTCCGGGCGCGATGTACGTGTTTCTCATCCTCACAATAGGGGGTACTCTAAAGCTTTCAGCTCTAGCATTCCCAGTAGGTTCAACGTCAAATTCTTCTATCTTAACGCGCAACTTGTCCACCATTCCCTGAATTTTTGCGGCGGTCTCCCTGTCATACATTAACCCGACTACGCGTCCCTCCTTTACTATACTGCACTTACGCGCCCTTACCCCCTCGTCGTCATACTTGAAATTCCCAAACCCCCCTTCTATCGACGCGTCGTCAAATATGTTGACTAACGGTGAGGCAACTCTCTGCCCCAACTTGTCGAGAAGCAAGCCCCCGGCAAGAGCTAAGTCCGCCTCTGCAAGGTGGCCGAAAGCCTCATGGACCAGTACCCCCGTCACGTTAGGTCCCATAACCACAGGGAAAATGCCTCCCTTTGGCGTGGCTGCCTCCAGCTGCTCGACAACGGCGCGTGCAATTTTCTCGGCCAATTCGCTCGGCGTGTTTTTCCTCCAAACTTTGAACCCTTTGAGCGAACCTATCTCTTCTCTATAGGCAGCATAAACCTCTCCCTCCCTAGCGGTGACCACAGCCTTCCCCCAAACGTAGAGCACTTCCTGGACGATACTCGCCCCCTCACTATTAAAAAACCACTTCCTGCCGTACACGTCACTATAACCAAAGTTAAAACTCTTAATCCTCCTGTCGAAGGCAAACGTTTCGCCTGCTAGCTCCAAAAAAAGCTTGATCTTCTCATCTACCCCAACGTCGGCTGGGTTCTCGTCGGGGACTAACCTAACGTTGTCTGTGAACGCCTTCACATCGGCCAGTTTTACCTTATCCTTCACAGCTCTACTCGCAGCTCTCGCCATTTTAACGGCGCTT
This window contains:
- a CDS encoding TldD/PmbA family protein; protein product: MSDLAGLLEWVLRHAERLGADETEVYYSYSREMKVEINLGQVSSCRFSDEQGVGLRVVVNGAVGFSFSNNLDRTRLEYVVDKAVRAARVSKPDEKWRGLPSPKKPSAVLGIFDNRVCSVTEEELVDTAVAMLNAATNYSDKVSAYWGVVVSGREKVSIMNSCGIDVSAEGTEMGCALGTVAKDGERVSPECSDFDFQRSHKIDPERVGREAARLAVESLKTADVEQGWKPAVLAHPALSSLISYTFLQAISGDNVVRERTPYAGKIGEQVASSILNIVDDGTLEGGLNSFPFDDEGVPTQRKSIIDKGVLKGFLFDTYWGNVAGVESTGNAGRAGYASLPQIAATNLVVTKGDVSPEKLIEEIDDGVIIWDVQGAHSSNPVSGEISVVANPCWVIKGGEIIGSARTAMVADNFYEMLKRVDGVANDVRKYAYLVSPSVRFSSVRLVAASL
- a CDS encoding TldD/PmbA family protein; translated protein: MEDELAKAVNYGLSIGASYVEVRGEEVAETSISIEDKQVRAVKQGVDRGFAVRVIVDGAWGFASTSSVERLCEACESAVKMARAASRAVKDKVKLADVKAFTDNVRLVPDENPADVGVDEKIKLFLELAGETFAFDRRIKSFNFGYSDVYGRKWFFNSEGASIVQEVLYVWGKAVVTAREGEVYAAYREEIGSLKGFKVWRKNTPSELAEKIARAVVEQLEAATPKGGIFPVVMGPNVTGVLVHEAFGHLAEADLALAGGLLLDKLGQRVASPLVNIFDDASIEGGFGNFKYDDEGVRARKCSIVKEGRVVGLMYDRETAAKIQGMVDKLRVKIEEFDVEPTGNARAESFRVPPIVRMRNTYIAPGEWTLEEMVEEVSFGYLLESFRGGQANLDGTFQVGVQRAYEIVNGEVGRPVRNLSISGNTLETLMHVDAVGRDFKLNVGWCGKGQTVNVGDGGPHIRCSRMLVGGREG